One Flagellimonas sp. CMM7 genomic region harbors:
- a CDS encoding ATP-dependent Clp protease adaptor ClpS yields MGIKEKVSEELLLEEETVKQSEIVLFNDEVNTFDHVIETLIDVCDHTPEQAEQCSLIVHHNGKCIVKTGEYDDLKPRCSKLLQAGLSAEIV; encoded by the coding sequence ATGGGAATCAAAGAAAAAGTATCAGAAGAACTTCTTTTAGAAGAAGAAACCGTAAAGCAGAGTGAGATTGTGCTTTTTAATGACGAAGTCAATACTTTTGACCATGTTATTGAAACACTAATAGACGTTTGTGATCATACTCCGGAACAGGCGGAGCAATGCTCTTTAATTGTGCATCATAACGGTAAGTGCATCGTAAAGACGGGAGAATATGATGATTTAAAGCCTAGGTGCTCTAAATTACTTCAGGCTGGTCTAAGTGCCGAGATTGTTTAA
- the folP gene encoding dihydropteroate synthase — protein MTINCKGALIDLSTPKVMGILNLTPDSFYDGGKYKDEHSILKQVERMLSDGATFIDMGAYSSRPGAEHVPEDDELKRMLPILELILNNFPETIISIDTFRSKVALESIQQGAAIINDISAGNLDGDMLNVIAECQVPYIMMHLKGTPQSMQKEATYDDMLKDLLIYFSKKVKDTTSKKINDVIIDPGFGFAKTTAQNYKLLGNLDLFKTFEVPILVGLSRKSMIYKILKSSPKEALNGTSALHTVALLKGANILRAHDVKEAMECIKLVQELNVNAK, from the coding sequence ATGACCATAAACTGCAAAGGAGCACTCATAGACTTAAGCACACCAAAAGTAATGGGCATTCTTAACCTTACGCCTGATTCCTTTTATGATGGTGGAAAGTACAAAGACGAACATTCCATTCTTAAACAAGTCGAAAGAATGCTCTCAGATGGAGCAACGTTTATAGATATGGGCGCCTATAGCTCCAGGCCAGGTGCAGAACATGTGCCTGAAGATGATGAATTAAAAAGAATGCTCCCCATTTTGGAGTTGATACTTAACAACTTTCCAGAAACCATAATCTCCATAGACACTTTTAGAAGTAAGGTAGCTTTGGAAAGCATACAGCAGGGTGCCGCAATTATAAATGATATTTCGGCAGGGAATTTAGATGGGGATATGCTAAATGTAATAGCAGAATGTCAAGTTCCGTATATAATGATGCACCTAAAAGGGACTCCGCAATCCATGCAAAAGGAAGCTACCTATGATGATATGCTCAAAGATTTGCTGATCTATTTTTCAAAAAAAGTAAAAGATACTACTTCCAAAAAAATCAATGATGTTATAATCGACCCAGGATTCGGGTTTGCAAAAACAACAGCACAAAATTATAAGCTCCTTGGCAACTTAGACCTGTTTAAAACTTTTGAGGTGCCAATTTTAGTGGGTTTAAGCAGGAAATCCATGATTTACAAGATTCTAAAATCTTCCCCAAAAGAAGCTTTGAACGGCACCTCTGCCTTACATACTGTCGCCTTATTGAAAGGAGCGAACATTTTACGCGCACATGATGTTAAAGAAGCTATGGAATGTATTAAACTTGTACAGGAATTAAATGTGAATGCCAAGTAA
- the prmA gene encoding 50S ribosomal protein L11 methyltransferase: MVSLVYLEYNFKITPAQPATDILIAELGEAGFESFVENDSGLLAYVLKSDWEEGILNDLFILQNGDFKITWSSKEIVQQNWNAEWEKNFHPIKVGDECMVRAPFHDPDNVTYDIVIEPKMSFGTGHHETTHMMLQHILDTDFVGKSVLDMGCGTGVLAILAKMKGARSVDAIDIDEWCFLNSKENVQRNDCNDINVYQGDSSLLADKKYDIILANINRNILLEDIPIYANCLNTGGILFLSGFYLEDLDTISSKCGAYGLEFEKKLEKNNWISTKYVN, translated from the coding sequence ATTGTTAGTTTGGTATACCTCGAATACAATTTTAAAATAACCCCTGCCCAACCTGCAACTGATATTTTAATTGCTGAGTTGGGCGAAGCTGGATTTGAGAGTTTTGTGGAGAATGATTCAGGGCTATTGGCGTATGTGCTAAAATCGGATTGGGAGGAAGGAATTTTAAACGATTTGTTCATTTTGCAAAACGGTGATTTTAAAATTACATGGTCCAGTAAAGAGATTGTGCAACAAAACTGGAATGCGGAGTGGGAAAAAAACTTTCATCCCATTAAAGTTGGGGATGAATGCATGGTAAGGGCTCCCTTTCATGATCCGGACAACGTAACATATGATATTGTCATAGAACCTAAAATGAGTTTTGGAACAGGGCATCATGAGACAACCCATATGATGTTACAACATATTTTAGATACAGATTTTGTAGGGAAATCAGTTTTGGATATGGGTTGTGGTACCGGGGTTTTGGCCATTCTTGCTAAAATGAAAGGAGCCAGGTCTGTGGATGCAATTGATATAGATGAATGGTGCTTTTTAAATTCCAAAGAAAACGTTCAACGAAATGACTGTAATGATATTAATGTTTATCAGGGTGATAGCAGTTTGTTAGCTGATAAAAAGTATGATATCATACTTGCTAACATCAACAGAAATATTTTACTTGAGGATATTCCAATTTATGCCAATTGCTTAAATACTGGTGGTATACTTTTCTTAAGTGGCTTTTATCTGGAGGATTTGGATACAATTTCCTCAAAATGTGGTGCATATGGTTTAGAATTTGAAAAAAAACTAGAAAAGAATAATTGGATTTCCACAAAATATGTAAATTAG
- a CDS encoding DUF3667 domain-containing protein produces the protein MDCKNCDNSLRTDFSYCPNCGAKIIKNRLSFKNVWQDLSYQVFNLDNTFFKTFRHLFSKPEVVVERYISGTRKKYMNPISYFAIAITLSGILFFVLRKVYDVELAPNNLSEAEIPNMDFVFDYQGLLSYIIMPIYALMTWLLFLDKKKLNYTEHLVANAYITGQTSFVQILICLPLFGFFDVRYDIFNWIFLLVILIYQFFVLSRIHQIGFLSTLARGFIYLIFFALVMLALGVVIILLTTMTGQLTLEKLAPK, from the coding sequence ATGGATTGCAAAAATTGCGACAATTCCTTAAGGACGGATTTTAGCTATTGTCCAAATTGTGGAGCAAAAATCATCAAAAATCGATTGTCCTTCAAAAACGTTTGGCAGGATCTAAGCTATCAAGTGTTCAACTTGGACAACACCTTTTTTAAAACGTTTAGACATTTGTTCTCTAAGCCAGAAGTTGTTGTTGAAAGGTACATATCAGGAACACGAAAAAAATACATGAATCCCATAAGTTATTTCGCTATTGCAATAACGCTTTCGGGAATCCTATTTTTTGTACTTAGAAAAGTATACGATGTGGAACTGGCACCCAACAATTTATCAGAAGCCGAGATACCAAATATGGATTTTGTGTTTGACTATCAAGGGTTACTTTCCTATATCATAATGCCCATTTATGCATTAATGACCTGGCTCCTATTCTTAGATAAAAAAAAGCTCAACTACACTGAACATTTGGTTGCCAACGCCTATATTACGGGGCAAACCTCTTTTGTACAGATACTGATTTGTTTACCCTTATTCGGTTTTTTTGATGTTAGATATGATATTTTCAATTGGATATTCCTTCTGGTAATACTTATATATCAATTTTTTGTACTCAGTCGAATACACCAAATAGGTTTTTTAAGCACTTTAGCAAGAGGTTTTATTTACTTGATTTTCTTCGCCTTAGTAATGTTGGCTTTAGGAGTTGTGATTATCTTATTAACTACAATGACGGGGCAGTTAACATTGGAAAAACTTGCTCCAAAATAG
- the tpiA gene encoding triose-phosphate isomerase, with translation MRTKIVAGNWKMNKNLDETEVLLSELSAKLPDTHADVIVAPTFVNLVAAQRNLQSSTIQVAAQNMHFAENGAYTGEISADMLLNIEVDTVIIGHSERRSLFGETDDLLAKKTKTALEKGMKVIFCFGEELEDRKSGNHFSVVESQLKNALFNLDNEAWSKIVLAYEPVWAIGTGETASPEQAQEMHAFIRKTISEAFNASVADGVSILYGGSVKPANAEEIFSKPDVDGGLIGGASLKADDFVAIIKAI, from the coding sequence ATGAGAACCAAAATAGTTGCAGGAAATTGGAAAATGAATAAAAACCTAGACGAAACTGAAGTTTTGTTATCAGAACTATCGGCAAAATTACCTGATACTCATGCCGATGTAATTGTAGCCCCAACTTTTGTGAACTTGGTTGCTGCGCAAAGAAACCTGCAATCATCAACAATACAGGTAGCAGCCCAGAACATGCATTTTGCTGAAAATGGTGCCTATACCGGTGAAATTTCCGCAGATATGCTATTGAATATCGAAGTGGATACGGTTATCATTGGACATTCAGAACGCCGATCACTTTTCGGTGAAACAGATGATCTGTTGGCCAAAAAGACAAAAACTGCATTGGAGAAAGGAATGAAGGTTATTTTCTGTTTTGGTGAAGAATTGGAAGATAGGAAATCAGGAAATCATTTTTCTGTTGTGGAAAGCCAGCTAAAAAACGCTCTTTTTAATTTAGATAATGAAGCATGGAGCAAGATTGTTTTGGCTTATGAACCGGTTTGGGCAATTGGTACTGGAGAGACAGCAAGCCCGGAACAAGCCCAAGAAATGCATGCTTTTATAAGAAAAACAATTTCAGAAGCATTTAATGCTTCCGTTGCAGATGGAGTATCCATTTTATATGGTGGTAGCGTAAAACCTGCAAATGCTGAAGAGATATTCTCAAAGCCAGATGTGGATGGCGGTCTTATAGGAGGAGCGTCGTTAAAAGCAGATGATTTTGTTGCCATTATAAAGGCGATTTAA
- the cdaA gene encoding diadenylate cyclase CdaA, producing MDFLNFLEFKITDVIDIILVAALLYYIYKLVKGTVAINIFIGIVIVWALWKLTELLQMKMISSMVGGFMNIGLIALIIVFQQEIRKFLLMIGSTNFASKRNFIRHFKFLKQEAMPTDTNVDAVIGACEKMGSSKTGAIIVIERTNSLDFVRSSGDTMNIEITQPILESIFYKNSPLHDGAAIIQDNFITATRVILPVSNDRDIPLRFGLRHRAAVGITEKTDSICLVVSEETGLISYIKNGEFVPYKGLEELTDLIKKDLE from the coding sequence TTGGATTTTCTTAATTTTCTTGAATTTAAAATCACAGATGTCATAGACATTATATTGGTTGCCGCCCTACTCTACTACATCTACAAATTAGTAAAAGGTACCGTTGCCATAAATATTTTTATAGGTATAGTGATTGTTTGGGCTCTGTGGAAGCTTACCGAACTATTGCAGATGAAAATGATCAGTAGTATGGTTGGTGGGTTCATGAACATTGGACTTATTGCCTTGATCATTGTTTTTCAGCAAGAAATAAGGAAGTTCCTGTTGATGATCGGTTCCACTAATTTTGCATCCAAACGGAATTTTATCCGGCACTTTAAATTCCTAAAGCAGGAGGCCATGCCCACAGATACTAATGTAGATGCCGTTATTGGAGCTTGCGAAAAAATGGGAAGTTCAAAGACCGGCGCTATTATTGTTATTGAACGCACCAATTCTTTGGACTTTGTAAGATCTTCTGGAGATACCATGAATATTGAAATAACCCAGCCCATTCTAGAGAGTATTTTCTATAAGAACAGTCCTTTGCATGATGGTGCAGCAATAATTCAGGATAATTTTATTACAGCTACCAGGGTAATCTTGCCTGTTTCCAACGACCGTGATATTCCCCTGCGTTTTGGATTAAGGCACCGTGCTGCGGTTGGAATTACTGAAAAAACCGATTCTATCTGTTTGGTGGTAAGTGAAGAGACCGGTCTGATTTCTTACATAAAAAATGGCGAGTTCGTTCCTTATAAAGGTCTAGAAGAACTTACTGATCTTATCAAAAAAGATTTGGAATAG
- a CDS encoding ABC transporter ATP-binding protein, whose amino-acid sequence MSKNDEIGKAFDFGLFKRIFAHTKPYRTIFWVVAIVAILSAAFAVLTPILVRDIINEALSNKDSDKLVFVVLAMLGALFGQVLCQLSFNFYANLLGESVIKDIRIRLFQKMMGFKMTYFDNSSIGVLVTRAVADMQRIGEIFSQGFFVIVADLLKMLSGAAVMIYINWKLALIVFAILPIILIATRLFQQAMKVAFIEVRAQVSNLNSFVQERIAGMKIVQLFNREEIEKEKFRKINEKHQNAWLKTVWYNSIFFPIAEISYSIGIGLVVYFGVIQNIENVGLNDTGSIFAFFFLMDLLFRPLRQIADKFNTLQMGMVAANRVFKILDTESHISDEGTLENVDVKGSIEFSDVRFGYVENEEVLHGISFNVEAGETVAIVGATGAGKSTIINLLNRFYEINSGNILIDGHNIRDYLLKSLRSHIAIVLQDVFLFADSIANNISLREESVALSEIEAAAKQIGVHEFISSLPGGYQYNVKERGTMLSSGQRQLIAFLRAYVSNPSILILDEATSSVDTYSEQLIQKATDKITEGRTSIIIAHRLATIKKADKIIVMDAGKIVETGTHQELLKNGGYYSDLYEAQFLAEEVA is encoded by the coding sequence ATGAGTAAGAATGATGAAATAGGAAAAGCTTTTGATTTTGGTCTGTTCAAAAGGATTTTTGCACATACCAAGCCCTATAGAACTATCTTTTGGGTTGTGGCTATCGTTGCCATACTATCTGCTGCTTTTGCTGTTTTAACGCCAATTCTGGTTAGGGATATTATAAATGAGGCTTTGTCCAACAAAGACAGCGATAAACTGGTTTTTGTAGTACTAGCTATGTTAGGGGCACTATTTGGACAGGTATTGTGTCAACTTTCTTTCAATTTTTATGCAAATCTCTTGGGGGAATCGGTCATTAAGGATATTCGTATTAGGCTTTTTCAAAAGATGATGGGCTTTAAAATGACCTATTTTGATAACTCCTCCATTGGTGTTTTGGTCACTAGGGCTGTTGCGGATATGCAACGAATTGGTGAGATTTTTAGCCAAGGTTTTTTTGTTATTGTTGCGGACTTGCTAAAAATGCTTTCTGGAGCGGCGGTAATGATTTACATTAATTGGAAGTTGGCCCTGATTGTTTTTGCTATTTTACCAATAATCCTGATTGCTACACGATTGTTTCAGCAAGCAATGAAAGTTGCTTTTATTGAAGTGCGTGCCCAAGTTTCTAACCTTAACTCCTTTGTGCAAGAAAGAATTGCGGGAATGAAGATCGTTCAACTTTTCAACAGGGAAGAAATTGAAAAAGAGAAATTCAGAAAAATCAATGAAAAACATCAAAATGCTTGGTTAAAAACAGTTTGGTACAATTCCATCTTTTTCCCTATTGCAGAGATTTCCTATTCAATTGGCATTGGTTTGGTGGTTTATTTTGGTGTCATCCAAAACATTGAAAACGTTGGTTTAAATGATACAGGATCCATTTTTGCATTCTTTTTCTTAATGGATTTGTTATTCCGTCCACTTCGCCAGATTGCAGATAAATTCAATACTCTACAAATGGGAATGGTTGCGGCCAACAGAGTATTCAAAATTCTGGATACGGAAAGCCATATTTCTGATGAAGGTACGTTGGAAAACGTTGATGTTAAGGGAAGTATTGAGTTTTCTGATGTTCGTTTTGGTTACGTGGAGAATGAAGAAGTTTTACATGGTATTTCGTTCAATGTTGAAGCAGGGGAGACAGTTGCAATAGTGGGGGCCACGGGTGCCGGAAAATCTACTATTATTAATCTGTTGAATCGCTTTTACGAGATTAATTCTGGAAATATTTTGATTGACGGCCATAACATACGTGACTATTTATTGAAGTCACTTCGCTCTCACATTGCGATTGTACTGCAAGATGTTTTCCTTTTTGCCGATTCAATAGCCAACAATATTTCACTACGTGAAGAATCCGTTGCTTTATCAGAAATTGAAGCAGCGGCCAAGCAAATTGGAGTACATGAATTTATTTCCAGTTTACCAGGAGGCTATCAGTATAATGTAAAGGAACGTGGAACCATGCTTTCCAGTGGCCAAAGGCAATTAATAGCGTTTTTAAGAGCCTACGTGAGCAATCCAAGTATTCTTATTTTGGATGAGGCCACTTCATCCGTAGACACCTACTCAGAGCAGCTGATACAGAAGGCTACCGATAAAATTACTGAAGGAAGAACATCAATTATAATAGCACACCGATTGGCAACCATTAAAAAAGCAGATAAGATTATTGTGATGGATGCTGGAAAAATTGTTGAAACGGGCACTCACCAAGAACTTCTGAAAAATGGAGGATATTATAGTGACTTGTATGAAGCTCAATTTTTGGCTGAAGAAGTTGCCTAG
- a CDS encoding BT_3928 family protein has protein sequence MKYLVWISRIIVGVLFIISGLIKLNDPVGFSFKLEEYFSQGVLNLPFLMPLALSISIFVVIVEVLLGILLLIGFKPKFTVWSLLSMIVFFTFLTFYSAYFNKVTDCGCFGDAVKLTPWESFTKDIILLVFILILFFGRKHIKSIFSSKVNWIIGGASLVACILFANQVLNHLPSVDFRPYKIGANIQEGMSVPDNAPKAVYEYAWRFKVNGDDKIVVTNGEYPSVNGEFIDVETTEIQKGYEPPIHDFTIEQDGQDLASEILAEDNLVMVIAYDLAKSNNNFFSEVAVVTAKARAKGYKVVGMSASSNERANKVKQNYNLDFDFYFTDETTLKTIVRSNPAILVLRKGTIIQKVHYNDLDQLNF, from the coding sequence ATGAAGTACTTGGTATGGATTTCTAGAATTATTGTTGGAGTCTTGTTTATAATTAGTGGACTCATAAAATTGAATGACCCTGTTGGTTTTTCTTTTAAGCTTGAAGAATATTTTAGTCAAGGGGTTTTGAATTTGCCTTTTCTAATGCCTTTGGCATTGTCGATTTCCATTTTCGTAGTCATTGTTGAAGTGCTTCTGGGAATACTCTTACTTATTGGTTTCAAACCAAAATTTACGGTTTGGAGCTTATTGTCCATGATAGTGTTCTTTACCTTTTTAACGTTCTATTCGGCCTACTTCAATAAAGTAACGGATTGCGGTTGTTTTGGAGATGCGGTAAAACTAACTCCATGGGAATCTTTTACAAAAGACATTATTTTACTGGTTTTCATACTAATTCTATTTTTTGGAAGAAAACATATCAAATCCATATTTAGTTCCAAAGTCAATTGGATTATTGGAGGAGCATCATTGGTTGCTTGCATTTTGTTTGCCAACCAAGTACTGAATCACCTTCCATCAGTAGATTTTAGGCCTTATAAAATTGGGGCAAATATTCAGGAAGGTATGAGTGTTCCAGATAATGCTCCCAAAGCGGTTTATGAATATGCATGGCGATTTAAAGTAAATGGCGATGACAAGATTGTGGTTACAAACGGAGAATACCCCTCTGTAAATGGTGAGTTTATTGATGTTGAAACTACGGAAATTCAAAAAGGATACGAACCTCCAATCCATGATTTTACTATTGAACAGGACGGACAGGATTTAGCTTCAGAGATTTTGGCAGAGGATAATTTGGTAATGGTCATTGCCTATGATTTGGCCAAAAGCAATAATAATTTTTTCTCTGAAGTTGCTGTAGTTACCGCAAAAGCAAGAGCAAAAGGATATAAGGTTGTGGGTATGTCGGCATCCAGCAATGAAAGAGCGAATAAAGTCAAGCAGAATTATAACTTGGATTTTGACTTTTATTTTACGGATGAGACCACGCTTAAGACCATTGTGCGTTCCAATCCGGCAATACTTGTTTTACGCAAAGGGACAATCATACAAAAAGTACATTATAACGATTTAGATCAACTAAACTTCTAA
- a CDS encoding glycosyl hydrolase family 17 protein — protein sequence MSSSRKEKFLALAALEYAGKTTKELETLCKRVLEGGMHGLCFSPYIEGQKPGDQITEDQIRRRMEIIKPYTKWIRSFSCTEGNEAIPRIAREFGIKTMVGAWLGDDPKINKQEIENLIELAKDGYVDIAAVGNEVMLRGDLSEDELLDFMHQVKQAAPNVPVGYVDAYYEFTERERITEACDIILANCYPFWEGCDMDYSLLYMKDMYQRVLKVANGKKIIVSETGWPSQGTSLEGAFPSHENALKYFMNTQKWSEEDDIEVFYFSSFDESWKVGAEGDVGAYWGLWDKDEALKF from the coding sequence ATGTCGTCATCTAGAAAAGAAAAGTTTTTGGCGTTGGCCGCACTTGAATATGCTGGTAAAACTACCAAAGAATTAGAAACCCTATGCAAACGTGTTTTAGAAGGTGGCATGCATGGACTATGTTTTAGTCCTTATATAGAAGGGCAAAAACCGGGGGATCAGATTACGGAAGACCAAATTCGAAGACGAATGGAAATCATAAAACCGTATACCAAATGGATTCGTTCTTTTTCATGTACGGAAGGTAATGAAGCTATTCCACGTATTGCCAGGGAATTTGGAATTAAGACTATGGTAGGTGCTTGGTTAGGTGATGATCCAAAAATAAATAAACAAGAAATTGAAAACCTTATTGAATTGGCCAAAGATGGATATGTAGATATTGCGGCAGTTGGTAATGAAGTAATGCTACGGGGAGATTTATCGGAAGATGAACTATTGGATTTTATGCATCAAGTAAAGCAAGCTGCCCCTAATGTTCCTGTTGGTTATGTTGACGCTTATTATGAATTTACTGAACGTGAAAGAATAACCGAAGCTTGTGATATTATTCTAGCCAATTGTTATCCGTTTTGGGAAGGTTGCGATATGGATTATTCTTTATTGTACATGAAAGACATGTATCAAAGGGTGTTGAAAGTAGCCAATGGCAAAAAGATAATTGTTTCTGAAACCGGATGGCCCAGTCAAGGAACAAGTCTAGAAGGTGCTTTCCCTTCTCATGAAAACGCATTAAAATATTTCATGAACACTCAAAAATGGTCTGAAGAAGATGATATTGAAGTATTCTACTTCTCGTCTTTTGATGAATCTTGGAAAGTTGGCGCTGAAGGTGATGTTGGCGCTTATTGGGGACTTTGGGACAAAGATGAAGCGCTAAAGTTTTAA
- a CDS encoding DUF1599 domain-containing protein: MQQTSQQYDAVINTCRELFLKKTQDYGTAWRILRLPSLTDQIFIKAQRIRSLQENAVRKVDEGEQSEFIGIINYSIMALIQLEKGIAEQPDLDAEEAIRLYDKEVSTTKSLMENKNHDYGEAWRDIRVSSLTDLILQKLLRVKQIEDNAGATLVSEGIDANYQDIINYAVFALIHLSEK, encoded by the coding sequence ATGCAGCAAACCTCCCAACAATATGATGCAGTGATCAATACCTGCAGGGAACTATTTTTAAAAAAGACGCAAGATTACGGTACCGCTTGGCGCATTTTGAGACTTCCCTCGCTGACAGATCAGATTTTTATTAAGGCCCAGCGCATCCGAAGTTTACAGGAAAATGCAGTACGAAAGGTAGATGAAGGGGAGCAGTCCGAATTTATTGGAATAATAAATTATTCCATAATGGCATTGATTCAACTTGAAAAAGGTATTGCAGAGCAACCTGATTTGGATGCTGAAGAAGCTATTCGTCTTTATGATAAAGAAGTTTCTACTACCAAAAGTTTGATGGAAAACAAAAATCATGACTATGGGGAGGCATGGCGAGACATACGTGTAAGTTCGTTAACAGATTTAATTTTACAAAAGTTACTTAGGGTAAAACAAATAGAGGATAATGCCGGAGCTACTTTGGTTAGCGAAGGTATAGATGCCAATTACCAGGATATTATTAATTATGCGGTGTTTGCGTTAATTCATTTAAGCGAGAAATAA